Proteins found in one Mytilus edulis chromosome 2, xbMytEdul2.2, whole genome shotgun sequence genomic segment:
- the LOC139513808 gene encoding uncharacterized protein isoform X1, with translation MASQSQSVDDVLVHLMSMGFDYQDCQDAFQMGRITVESAAEWLCAGKPGFMKNVESSSGNLKLRGNSSGFKEGNNPFVDPSSSKPKPEPENIAQSHSAELSQGMEDDQSESQVMSRLHLSETQRQIKDKFVDKQRTEMKQEVIKDKQRRKRDHARILKEIAEDREKQKLTHTSVKQEVVEQKQEETPKPAPVATSHDKCLLKIRMLDGSFLKQSFAASATFKDVWKYITDNNKSRGVPIVAIQPFPHREYGECDMDRTLQELGLTPSDSLVVQKKEIKQATAGTAVSEMLPVDGQPSPVSPKQPGSSSNWGQGQRLDDENPGNEDLADIESDDSDEEPHHPHGGFPHDIPGLGQGLPGFGGHPGMGQGMPGLGGHPGMGQGFPGFGGQGMGQGMPGFGGGGHPGFAGAVGGQMFEGVGQRLGDGHPEQDVAHHNRPARELAAERARQRYQEPQPERSSRSPEPPHPVAHQVPSLLNLCMNHISQRLNDPVHQLRSLSGVAEDLAQKLLDYLLKNRLLKPKTLNAFIPCYLRKLILDCYPYAANELLSAVRHHHQLSQLSLCSCPLITDGGMQVITGLKKLRYLNLRCCKQITNKSLETISALQSLISLNLEETGITESGFEDYLQKTTQQLVHLNLNRTAITEKIIPCLKNMKTLKTLYLEQTKVCGLTGIQDLENLETLDVAHTDVVTDSLLLCLQQNKALTCLGISHTEKVHGDRALAYLSGMKLQAINLPSRLTTTDVGMKSLVGFQLTSLDLTNYINVGDDGMQPIGQIITLKKLMLGNTHVTDTGMLFLEGLKNLEVLYLDKTSITDEGASVIKYFCSLYELSLSSTLVTSKFILHGTLDNMHFLTKLNLSRSKVSSKGVKCLKLPNLTLLNLDGTHVKPGVPELLYGTCPNLKNVTSANLVYGNSDEEDN, from the exons ATGGCATCACAGTCTCAG TCTGTAGATGATGTTTTAGTTCATTTGATGTCGATGGGATTTGATTACCAAGATTGTCAAGATGCTTTCCAAATGGGAAGAATTACAGTGGAATCTGCAGCAGAATG GTTATGTGCAGGAAAACCaggatttatgaaaaatgtagaGAGCAGTTCAGGAAATTTAAAACTGAGAGGG AACTCATCTGGATTTAAGGAAGGAAATAATCCATTTGTTGACCCAAGCAGTTCAAAACCTAAACCAGAACCAGAAAATATTGCCCAATCCCATTCTGCAGAATTGTCACAAGGTATGGAAGATGACCAATCAGAAAGTCAAGTAATGAGCAGGTTACATCTGAGTGAAACACAGAGACAAATCAAAGACAAGTTTGTAGATAAACAGAGGACGGAAATGAAGCAAGAAGTGATTAAAGATAAACAGAGAAGGAAAAGG GATCATGCAAGGATTTTGAAAGAGATAGCAGAAGATAGAGAGAAACAAAAGTTAACACACACATCTGTAAAACAAGAGGTTGTAGAACAAAAACAAGAAGAAACGCCCAAACCTGCACCAGTAGCAACTAGCCATGATAAATGTCTGTTAAAG ATAAGAATGTTAGATGGCAGTTTTCTGAAGCAGTCTTTTGCAGCATCAGCTACATTCAAAGATGTATGGAAATACATTACAGACAATAATAAGTCTAGAGGAGTTCCAATTGTAGCAATACAG ccATTTCCACATAGAGAATATGGAGAATGTGATATGGACAGGACATTACAAGAACTTGGTCTCACTCCCTCTGATTCATTGGTTGTACAGAAAAAAGAGATCAAGCAAGCAACAGCTGGAACAGCAG TTTCAGAAATGTTACCAGTTGATGGTCAGCCTTCACCTGTGTCCCCTAAACAGCCAGGAAGTAGTTCTAACTGGGGTCAAGGCCAAAGATTAGATG ATGAGAATCCTGGTAATGAAGATTTAGCTGACATCGAGAGTGACGACAGCGACGAAGAACCTCATCATCCACACGGGGGATTTCCACACGATATACCAGGATTAGGACAAGGGCTTCCAGGATTTGGGGGACACCCAGGAATGGGACAAGGGATGCCTGGTCTAGGAGGACATCCAGGAATGGGACAAGGGTTTCCTGGATTTGGAGGTCAAGGAATGGGACAAGGGATGCCTGGCTTTGGTGGAGGTGGACATCCTGGATTTG CTGGAGCAGTTGGTGGTCAGATGTTTGAAGGAGTTGGTCAGCGGCTAGGGGATGGACACCCTGAGCAGGATGTAGCTCACCATAACAGACCTGCAAGAGAACTCGCTG CTGAGAGAGCCAGACAACGCTACCAAGAACCACAACCAGAAAGATCTAGTCGATCCCCAGAACCACCACACCCTGTGGCCCATCAGGTGCCCTCGCTTCTTAATCTATGTATGAACCACATATCTCAACGCCTCAATGATCCAGTACATCAACTTAGGTCTCTCTCAGGGGTTGCTGAAGATCTTGCTCAGAAACTCCTAGATTACCTGCTGAAAAATAGGCTGCTTAAACCTAAAACATTAAATGCTTTTATCCCTTG ttattTAAGAAAACTGATTTTGGATTGCTATCCTTATGCAGCAAATGAACTTCTGAGTGCAGTAAG ACATCATCATCAGTTGTCACAATTAAGTTTGTGTTCCTGTCCATTAATTACAGATGGAGGCATGCAGGTTATTACTG gtttGAAGAAGTTGAGATATTTAAATTTACGTTGTTGTAAACAGATCACCAACAAAAGTTTAGAGACAATCTCAG cTTTACAATCACTGATATCGTTAAACCTAGAGGAGACTGGTATTACAGAGAGTGGGTTTGAGGACTATTTACAGAAAACTACCCAACAGTTAGTCCATCTTAACTTGAATAGGACAGCCATTACTGAGAAAATTATTCCATGTTTAAAAA atatgaaAACCCTAAAGACTTTGTACTTGGAGCAAACTAAG GTGTGTGGTCTGACAGGTATACAAGATTTAGAGAATTTGGAGACATTGGATGTAGCTCATACAGATGTTGTTACAGATTCACTCTTAT TATGTCTACAGCAAAATAAAGCCTTGACATGTCTAGGGATATCTCATACTGAAAAAGTCCATGGAGATAGAGCTCTGGCATATCTGTCAG gaatGAAATTACAAGCAATAAATCTGCCTAGTCGACTAACAACAACTGATGTAGGAATGAAATCATTAGTAG GATTCCAGTTAACCAGTTTAGACTTGACAAATTATATTAATGTTGGGGATGATGGGATGCAACCTATCGGCCAGATTATCAC GTTAAAGAAGTTAATGCTTGGTAATACTCATGTTACAGATACAGGCATGCTTTTCTTAGAAG GCTTAAAGAATTTAGAAGTATTATATCTGGATAAAACCAGTATAACAGATGAAGGTGCTTCTGTAATAAAGT ATTTCTGTAGCCTGTATGAATTATCCTTGTCATCAACATT GGTAACAAGCAAGTTTATTCTCCATGGAACATTGGACAACATGCATTTCCTCACCAAACTAAATCTAAGTCGAAGCAAAGTTTCTTCAAAAG GAGTAAAGTGCTTGAAGCTTCCCAATCTAACATTGCTTAATTTAGATGGAACCCATGTGAAGCCAGGGGTGCCAGAATTACTGTATGGAACCTGTCCAAATCTAAAGAACGTTACATCAGCTAATTTGGTTTACGGTAATTCTGACGAAGAGGATAATTAA
- the LOC139513808 gene encoding uncharacterized protein isoform X2: MASQSQSVDDVLVHLMSMGFDYQDCQDAFQMGRITVESAAEWLCAGKPGFMKNVESSSGNLKLRGNSSGFKEGNNPFVDPSSSKPKPEPENIAQSHSAELSQGMEDDQSESQVMSRLHLSETQRQIKDKFVDKQRTEMKQEVIKDKQRRKRDHARILKEIAEDREKQKLTHTSVKQEVVEQKQEETPKPAPVATSHDKCLLKIRMLDGSFLKQSFAASATFKDVWKYITDNNKSRGVPIVAIQPFPHREYGECDMDRTLQELGLTPSDSLVVQKKEIKQATAGTAVSEMLPVDGQPSPVSPKQPGSSSNWGQGQRLDDENPGNEDLADIESDDSDEEPHHPHGGFPHDIPGLGQGLPGFGGHPGMGQGMPGLGGHPGMGQGFPGFGGQGMGQGMPGFGGGGHPGFAGAVGGQMFEGVGQRLGDGHPEQDVAHHNRPARELAAERARQRYQEPQPERSSRSPEPPHPVAHQVPSLLNLCMNHISQRLNDPVHQLRSLSGVAEDLAQKLLDYLLKNRLLKPKTLNAFIPCYLRKLILDCYPYAANELLSAVRHHHQLSQLSLCSCPLITDGGMQVITGLKKLRYLNLRCCKQITNKSLETISALQSLISLNLEETGITESGFEDYLQKTTQQLVHLNLNRTAITEKIIPCLKNMKTLKTLYLEQTKVCGLTGIQDLENLETLDVAHTDVVTDSLLCLQQNKALTCLGISHTEKVHGDSALAYLSGMKLQAINLPSRLTTTDVGMKSLVGFQLTSLDLTNYINVGDDGMQPIGQIITLKKLMLGNTHVTDTGMLFLEGLKNLEVLYLDKTSITDEGASVIKYFCSLYELSLSSTLVTSKFILHGTLDNMHFLTKLNLSRSKVSSKGVKCLKLPNLTLLNLDGTHVKPGVPELLYGTCPNLKNVTSANLVYGNSDEEDN, from the exons ATGGCATCACAGTCTCAG TCTGTAGATGATGTTTTAGTTCATTTGATGTCGATGGGATTTGATTACCAAGATTGTCAAGATGCTTTCCAAATGGGAAGAATTACAGTGGAATCTGCAGCAGAATG GTTATGTGCAGGAAAACCaggatttatgaaaaatgtagaGAGCAGTTCAGGAAATTTAAAACTGAGAGGG AACTCATCTGGATTTAAGGAAGGAAATAATCCATTTGTTGACCCAAGCAGTTCAAAACCTAAACCAGAACCAGAAAATATTGCCCAATCCCATTCTGCAGAATTGTCACAAGGTATGGAAGATGACCAATCAGAAAGTCAAGTAATGAGCAGGTTACATCTGAGTGAAACACAGAGACAAATCAAAGACAAGTTTGTAGATAAACAGAGGACGGAAATGAAGCAAGAAGTGATTAAAGATAAACAGAGAAGGAAAAGG GATCATGCAAGGATTTTGAAAGAGATAGCAGAAGATAGAGAGAAACAAAAGTTAACACACACATCTGTAAAACAAGAGGTTGTAGAACAAAAACAAGAAGAAACGCCCAAACCTGCACCAGTAGCAACTAGCCATGATAAATGTCTGTTAAAG ATAAGAATGTTAGATGGCAGTTTTCTGAAGCAGTCTTTTGCAGCATCAGCTACATTCAAAGATGTATGGAAATACATTACAGACAATAATAAGTCTAGAGGAGTTCCAATTGTAGCAATACAG ccATTTCCACATAGAGAATATGGAGAATGTGATATGGACAGGACATTACAAGAACTTGGTCTCACTCCCTCTGATTCATTGGTTGTACAGAAAAAAGAGATCAAGCAAGCAACAGCTGGAACAGCAG TTTCAGAAATGTTACCAGTTGATGGTCAGCCTTCACCTGTGTCCCCTAAACAGCCAGGAAGTAGTTCTAACTGGGGTCAAGGCCAAAGATTAGATG ATGAGAATCCTGGTAATGAAGATTTAGCTGACATCGAGAGTGACGACAGCGACGAAGAACCTCATCATCCACACGGGGGATTTCCACACGATATACCAGGATTAGGACAAGGGCTTCCAGGATTTGGGGGACACCCAGGAATGGGACAAGGGATGCCTGGTCTAGGAGGACATCCAGGAATGGGACAAGGGTTTCCTGGATTTGGAGGTCAAGGAATGGGACAAGGGATGCCTGGCTTTGGTGGAGGTGGACATCCTGGATTTG CTGGAGCAGTTGGTGGTCAGATGTTTGAAGGAGTTGGTCAGCGGCTAGGGGATGGACACCCTGAGCAGGATGTAGCTCACCATAACAGACCTGCAAGAGAACTCGCTG CTGAGAGAGCCAGACAACGCTACCAAGAACCACAACCAGAAAGATCTAGTCGATCCCCAGAACCACCACACCCTGTGGCCCATCAGGTGCCCTCGCTTCTTAATCTATGTATGAACCACATATCTCAACGCCTCAATGATCCAGTACATCAACTTAGGTCTCTCTCAGGGGTTGCTGAAGATCTTGCTCAGAAACTCCTAGATTACCTGCTGAAAAATAGGCTGCTTAAACCTAAAACATTAAATGCTTTTATCCCTTG ttattTAAGAAAACTGATTTTGGATTGCTATCCTTATGCAGCAAATGAACTTCTGAGTGCAGTAAG ACATCATCATCAGTTGTCACAATTAAGTTTGTGTTCCTGTCCATTAATTACAGATGGAGGCATGCAGGTTATTACTG gtttGAAGAAGTTGAGATATTTAAATTTACGTTGTTGTAAACAGATCACCAACAAAAGTTTAGAGACAATCTCAG cTTTACAATCACTGATATCGTTAAACCTAGAGGAGACTGGTATTACAGAGAGTGGGTTTGAGGACTATTTACAGAAAACTACCCAACAGTTAGTCCATCTTAACTTGAATAGGACAGCCATTACTGAGAAAATTATTCCATGTTTAAAAA atatgaaAACCCTAAAGACTTTGTACTTGGAGCAAACTAAG GTGTGTGGTCTGACAGGTATACAAGATTTAGAGAATTTGGAGACATTGGATGTAGCTCATACAGATGTTGTTACAGATTCACTCTTATGTCTACAGCAAAATAAAGCCTTGACATGTCTAGGGATATCTCATACTGAGAAGGTCCATGGAGATAGTGCTCTGGCATATCTGTCAG gaatGAAATTACAAGCAATAAATCTGCCTAGTCGACTAACAACAACTGATGTAGGAATGAAATCATTAGTAG GATTCCAGTTAACCAGTTTAGACTTGACAAATTATATTAATGTTGGGGATGATGGGATGCAACCTATCGGCCAGATTATCAC GTTAAAGAAGTTAATGCTTGGTAATACTCATGTTACAGATACAGGCATGCTTTTCTTAGAAG GCTTAAAGAATTTAGAAGTATTATATCTGGATAAAACCAGTATAACAGATGAAGGTGCTTCTGTAATAAAGT ATTTCTGTAGCCTGTATGAATTATCCTTGTCATCAACATT GGTAACAAGCAAGTTTATTCTCCATGGAACATTGGACAACATGCATTTCCTCACCAAACTAAATCTAAGTCGAAGCAAAGTTTCTTCAAAAG GAGTAAAGTGCTTGAAGCTTCCCAATCTAACATTGCTTAATTTAGATGGAACCCATGTGAAGCCAGGGGTGCCAGAATTACTGTATGGAACCTGTCCAAATCTAAAGAACGTTACATCAGCTAATTTGGTTTACGGTAATTCTGACGAAGAGGATAATTAA